A part of Saimiri boliviensis isolate mSaiBol1 chromosome 11, mSaiBol1.pri, whole genome shotgun sequence genomic DNA contains:
- the HEYL gene encoding hairy/enhancer-of-split related with YRPW motif-like protein isoform X3 produces the protein MARPLSTPSPSQMQARKKRRGIIEKRRRDRINSSLSELRRLVPTAFEKQGSSKLEKAEVLQMTVDHLKMLHATGGTGFFDARALAVDFRSIGFRECLTEVIRYLGVLEGPSSRADPVRIRLLSHLNSYAAEMEPSPTPTGPLAFPAWPWSFFHSCPGLPTLSNHLALLGRVPSPVLPGASSPAYPIPALRTAPIRRATGIILPARRNLLPSRGASSTRRARPLERPAAPVPVAPSSRAARSSHIAPLLRSSSPIPSGPAGSAAYVAVPTPNSSSPGPAGRPAGAMLYHSWVSEITEVGAF, from the exons ATGGCCAGGCCGCTGTCCACCCCCAGCCCTTCGCAGATGCAAGCCAGGAAGAAACGCAGAGGG ATCATAGAGAAACGACGTCGAGATCGCATCAATAGCAGCCTTTCTGAATTGCGACGCCTGGTCCCCACTGCCTTTGAGAAACAG GGCTCTTCCAAGCTAGAGAAAGCTGAGGTCTTGCAGATgacggtggatcacctgaaaatGCTCCATGCCACTGGCGGGACAG GATTCTTTGATGCCCGAGCCCTGGCAGTTGACTTCCGGAGCATTGGTTTTCGGGAGTGCCTCACTGAGGTCATCAGGTACCTGGGGGTCCTGGAAGGGCCCAGCAGCCGTGCCGACCCTGTCCGGATTCGCCTTCTCTCCCACCTCAACAGCTACGCCGCTGAGATGGAGCCTTCACCCACACCCACTGGCCCCCTGGCCTTCCCTGCCTGGCCCTGGTCTTTCTTCCATAGCTGCCCGGGGCTGCCAACCCTGAGCAACCACCTCGCCCTCCTGGGAAGAGTGCCCAGTCCTGTCCTCCCTGGTGCCTCCTCTCCTGCTTACCCCATCCCAGCCCTCCGAACCGCTCCTATTCGCAGGGCCACGGGCATCATCCTGCCAGCCCGGAGGAATTTGCTGCCCAGTCGAGGGGCATCTTCCACCCGGAGGGCCCGCCCCCTAGAGAGGCCAGCGGCCCCTGTGCCCGTGGCCCCCAGCAGCAGGGCTGCCAGAAGCAGCCACATCGCTCCCCTCCTGCGGTCTTCCTCCCCCATACCCTCTGGTCCTGCAGGGTCGGCTGCCTATGTGGCTGTTCCCACCCCCAACTCATCCTCCCCAGGGCCAGCTGGGAGGCCAGCGGGAGCCATGCTGTACCACTCCTGGGTCTCTGAAATCACTGAAGTCGGGGCTTTCTGA
- the HEYL gene encoding hairy/enhancer-of-split related with YRPW motif-like protein isoform X1, whose product MSRRKGGELAPPPRPALRLPVRGPPGPRRRSLSPEKSAFLFLSSQMARPLSTPSPSQMQARKKRRGIIEKRRRDRINSSLSELRRLVPTAFEKQGSSKLEKAEVLQMTVDHLKMLHATGGTGFFDARALAVDFRSIGFRECLTEVIRYLGVLEGPSSRADPVRIRLLSHLNSYAAEMEPSPTPTGPLAFPAWPWSFFHSCPGLPTLSNHLALLGRVPSPVLPGASSPAYPIPALRTAPIRRATGIILPARRNLLPSRGASSTRRARPLERPAAPVPVAPSSRAARSSHIAPLLRSSSPIPSGPAGSAAYVAVPTPNSSSPGPAGRPAGAMLYHSWVSEITEVGAF is encoded by the exons ATGAGCAGGAGAAAAGGGGGAGAGCTtgctcctcctcccaggcccGCCCTGCGGCTCCCGGTCCGAGGTCCGCCCGGGCCAAGGAGACGGTCCCTCAGCCCTGAAAAATcagcttttctcttcctttccagcCAGATGGCCAGGCCGCTGTCCACCCCCAGCCCTTCGCAGATGCAAGCCAGGAAGAAACGCAGAGGG ATCATAGAGAAACGACGTCGAGATCGCATCAATAGCAGCCTTTCTGAATTGCGACGCCTGGTCCCCACTGCCTTTGAGAAACAG GGCTCTTCCAAGCTAGAGAAAGCTGAGGTCTTGCAGATgacggtggatcacctgaaaatGCTCCATGCCACTGGCGGGACAG GATTCTTTGATGCCCGAGCCCTGGCAGTTGACTTCCGGAGCATTGGTTTTCGGGAGTGCCTCACTGAGGTCATCAGGTACCTGGGGGTCCTGGAAGGGCCCAGCAGCCGTGCCGACCCTGTCCGGATTCGCCTTCTCTCCCACCTCAACAGCTACGCCGCTGAGATGGAGCCTTCACCCACACCCACTGGCCCCCTGGCCTTCCCTGCCTGGCCCTGGTCTTTCTTCCATAGCTGCCCGGGGCTGCCAACCCTGAGCAACCACCTCGCCCTCCTGGGAAGAGTGCCCAGTCCTGTCCTCCCTGGTGCCTCCTCTCCTGCTTACCCCATCCCAGCCCTCCGAACCGCTCCTATTCGCAGGGCCACGGGCATCATCCTGCCAGCCCGGAGGAATTTGCTGCCCAGTCGAGGGGCATCTTCCACCCGGAGGGCCCGCCCCCTAGAGAGGCCAGCGGCCCCTGTGCCCGTGGCCCCCAGCAGCAGGGCTGCCAGAAGCAGCCACATCGCTCCCCTCCTGCGGTCTTCCTCCCCCATACCCTCTGGTCCTGCAGGGTCGGCTGCCTATGTGGCTGTTCCCACCCCCAACTCATCCTCCCCAGGGCCAGCTGGGAGGCCAGCGGGAGCCATGCTGTACCACTCCTGGGTCTCTGAAATCACTGAAGTCGGGGCTTTCTGA
- the HEYL gene encoding hairy/enhancer-of-split related with YRPW motif-like protein isoform X2 has translation MKRPKEPSDSDGESDGPVDVGQEGELSQMARPLSTPSPSQMQARKKRRGIIEKRRRDRINSSLSELRRLVPTAFEKQGSSKLEKAEVLQMTVDHLKMLHATGGTGFFDARALAVDFRSIGFRECLTEVIRYLGVLEGPSSRADPVRIRLLSHLNSYAAEMEPSPTPTGPLAFPAWPWSFFHSCPGLPTLSNHLALLGRVPSPVLPGASSPAYPIPALRTAPIRRATGIILPARRNLLPSRGASSTRRARPLERPAAPVPVAPSSRAARSSHIAPLLRSSSPIPSGPAGSAAYVAVPTPNSSSPGPAGRPAGAMLYHSWVSEITEVGAF, from the exons ATGAAACGACCCAAGGAGCCGAGCGACTCGGACGGCGAGTCCGACGGACCCGTCGACGTGGGCCAAGAGGGCGAGCTGAG cCAGATGGCCAGGCCGCTGTCCACCCCCAGCCCTTCGCAGATGCAAGCCAGGAAGAAACGCAGAGGG ATCATAGAGAAACGACGTCGAGATCGCATCAATAGCAGCCTTTCTGAATTGCGACGCCTGGTCCCCACTGCCTTTGAGAAACAG GGCTCTTCCAAGCTAGAGAAAGCTGAGGTCTTGCAGATgacggtggatcacctgaaaatGCTCCATGCCACTGGCGGGACAG GATTCTTTGATGCCCGAGCCCTGGCAGTTGACTTCCGGAGCATTGGTTTTCGGGAGTGCCTCACTGAGGTCATCAGGTACCTGGGGGTCCTGGAAGGGCCCAGCAGCCGTGCCGACCCTGTCCGGATTCGCCTTCTCTCCCACCTCAACAGCTACGCCGCTGAGATGGAGCCTTCACCCACACCCACTGGCCCCCTGGCCTTCCCTGCCTGGCCCTGGTCTTTCTTCCATAGCTGCCCGGGGCTGCCAACCCTGAGCAACCACCTCGCCCTCCTGGGAAGAGTGCCCAGTCCTGTCCTCCCTGGTGCCTCCTCTCCTGCTTACCCCATCCCAGCCCTCCGAACCGCTCCTATTCGCAGGGCCACGGGCATCATCCTGCCAGCCCGGAGGAATTTGCTGCCCAGTCGAGGGGCATCTTCCACCCGGAGGGCCCGCCCCCTAGAGAGGCCAGCGGCCCCTGTGCCCGTGGCCCCCAGCAGCAGGGCTGCCAGAAGCAGCCACATCGCTCCCCTCCTGCGGTCTTCCTCCCCCATACCCTCTGGTCCTGCAGGGTCGGCTGCCTATGTGGCTGTTCCCACCCCCAACTCATCCTCCCCAGGGCCAGCTGGGAGGCCAGCGGGAGCCATGCTGTACCACTCCTGGGTCTCTGAAATCACTGAAGTCGGGGCTTTCTGA